GTACAGCGCGTCGGGGTCTTCCTCGAAATGGTCGATCGCCGCGTCGAAGCCGTCGATCTCCAGCACACCGCGCTCCAGCACGGCATCCGGCGCAGGCATGTCGCGCAGTTCGCAAATCTCGCGGATCAGTTCATCACGTCTTTCGATACTCATCGCTATCGCCGAATCGCTTCACGAACACAGGTCTGTAGGTGGATGGCCCACGCGGCAGAGCAAAAAAAAACCGGTTGGGAACCGCGGACGGTTCCCAACCGGCGCACCATGCGCGGCCGGATGGCGCGCCGGAGCGCTTAGCCTACGATGTCCTTCGCGGCCTTCGGGCCCATCGTCGCAAGCTTCGCGGTCGTGTTGGCCTTGTTGATTTCGTTTTCTTCAGCCATTGCCTTGTAGATGTCGGCGATGGAGCTGCCAGTTGCGCCTGCGTCGGTCGGGATCTTGCTCGACATGTTGAATCTCCTAAAAGAATTGAACAGTGGTACTGCGCTAAAGTGTCCCGCTTCATGCGGAACGCTGGGAAAATGTGCGGCCCTTGCGGATTGCGCACGGTTTGCCTGCATCGCGGCACACCTCATGTGTGTGTCGCGGTGCAAGTGTTACTGCTCGATTGCGCCGCGGCACAACTGCGCCGCGGCGCGAAATCCATCGACAACCACACGTCCTGCCTGAGCTTCCGTGCTTGCCGCCTCCGTTGAATGCGAGGCGACGGTGTTGGCTATCGCATCGAGTGCGTCTGCCACTTCCCGCACTTCACCGTGACGATGCGTCTGCGCCACTGCCTGCGGCAAGTCGTCGAGTACGTCGATCAGTTTGTCGGTCATCGCTTCGTACATGCTGGTCATCCTCAATGAAGGGTGGTGTTGCTGGGCAGCTCGGCCACGAAGTTCTTCGTGCCGTCGCTCGATTCCACGTATTTCACGCCGTCCGCCGACAAGGCCGAATCGATGTCACCGGCTACTTTCAGGTCGTCGGTGCTCGTCACTTCCACGTCGATGCGCGCGACGAGCGGCTGCATATCGCTGCGAAACCGTTCGACCACCTCGCGCACTTCGGCGGGATGGCGCGCGCTGCCGGTTACCTCGAGGCGGCCCGCACCGCCATAACTCACGTGCAGGTTGGCTTCATGCAGCGATTCCGCGAGCGACCCGGCGATCTCGTCACCGGACCGGACGCTCCAGTTCAGGCGATTGCCTGCCAATGCCTGAAGCGCGGCGCGCGTTCTGCTGGCCTCGGCGGTGCTCGCCGCGATGCCCGTGACGAGAAACCCGTCGCCCTGCCGGGCGACCGCCAGATCCGGCTGATGCAGCTGCGCCAGCGCCTGTTGCACATCGGCAAGCGTGGCGCGGGCTTGCGGCCGGTCGGCGGCCAGCGTCGTCTTGCCGGCCGGCAACACCACCGCGGCTGCGCCCATCGACCCGATCAGCAAGGCGGCGACGCCGGCATGCACCCATGGCGAACGGCGCGAACGCATAATGATCGGTGTGGAGGGCGGGCCGGCCGGAAACACGCCGTCGCTCGTTTCGCCGTCGTATTTGCGCCCTTCGGGTTGCGCCGCCAGCATCGACTCCATCAGTTGCAAATCGGACGGCCAGCGCGTGTCGGCAGGGCCCGCGCACAGCACGACTTCACCGAAACGTCGCGGCATGAAGTCGTCCATCGCGATGCCGGCTTCGCCGGGCACAGCGATCGTCAAGTTGTCTTGCGCATCGATTGCCAACTGCATAGTGCACTCGCTCCAGTCGTTGATCAGGATGTCCGCATCAGGTTTGGCGCCGATCGACATCGTTGTTGTACTCAACTCTATTTGAGCGCCGGCATGGAAGCCGGTCAGTATGCGAATTTCTTTGGACATGAACGAAACCTCTTCGATTGTGATTGACGGGATGGCGCCCGCCGTCACCATCCGCGTCCGCGGCGGATCAGGGCAGCAAGCGCGGACATGCCCATCGCGCGGCCCGCGCGGGTGCGGCTGCGCCCGAGGTTGAGCAGCGCGATGGGCAACAGCAGATTCATCGATTCCTCCGCGGCGGAGAGCGGGCGTTGAGCGGCCCCGCTCACTCCGGTTTGAATGTTGCTTTGCGGGTTGTTTTGCATATCGCGTCCGGCGCGCGTGGATGCCGACACGAGCCGGTCGCGTATCTGAGCGAGCGTGGTGCGCGAGGTGCGCTCGCCATCCGGCATCTGCAGGAATTCGCGGACGATCGCAAGGACGGCATACGTCGGGCTGGCACGCGCGGGCGCTTTGCCCCCAACGGACGGTTCCTGCTTGCGCGCCGCGGTTTGCACGCCAATCAGCGCGGCCTCGGCCTGATCGCCAGGCGAGCGTGCTGATCCTTGACTGACCGCGCGTGAGTGCTTCAACAGCGCCGTCTCGTTGCGCGCCGTGCGCTGCGCAAAACGCATCGGCAGCGCGCGCGCAGGCAGATCGTGCGTGTCGTCGGAATCTGTCCGTTTGCCGTTCGGCTCCGCGCCGGCGGAATGCTCGTCCTGACCGAAGCCATGCTGATTGCCGCGCGGCTCGCGCGCATCGACCCGCATCACGTCGGTCTGACTGCGTCGCAGATGCTGGTCGAGCATCATCAGCAGTTCCTCGCTCTCGGCCGCGGGGTCGTTCGCGTCCGGACTCTCGGCGCTGCGGCGTTTCCTCAGCGACGGGCGCTTGGCACGCGTCAACGCATGCCCGTGACGGTGATGCGGCACGGCCAGCGCCGCCTGCTGCTGGGCGACAGATTCGGCATCCGAAGAAAGATCGGCGGGCGGCGTGTAGCCGCCGCCTATGCGTGGAATGCTCATGTGAACATCACCTGCACGAGGTTGCGCGCGAAGTTCTGGATCGCGGCCGCGCCCCATGGCGCGGCGATCACGATGACGACCGTGACGACCACCAGTTTCACGCTCTGCGAAATGCTGGAATCCTGCAGTGACGTGACGGCTTGCAGGAACGCGATGAGCAGGCCGGTCACGGCCGCCACCGCCACCGGCGGCAACGACACGAGCAGGCACAGGGTGAGCGCCTGCGTGGTGAAATGAGTGATCGCGTCGTATTCCACGGCGTTACCTGTAGGTGGAGATGAGACCGTGGATCAGCGTCGACCAGCCGTCCATCGAAACGAACAGCAGCAGCTTGAACGGAATGGCCACATTGGTCGGATTGACCTGCGACAGCCCGAGTGCCATCAGCACGTTGGCGATGACTAGGTCGATCACGATGAAGGCGAGGTACAGCAGGAAGCCCATCTTGAAGGCCGCGGTCAGTTCGCTCAGCGTGAAGGCGGGCGCGAGCACGATGAGATCGTCCTGCTTGAGTTCGGCGGCGCGCTCGGGCGGCCAGATTTCGCGGGCCGAGCGCAGGAAGAAGGCCTTCTCGCGCTCCGACGCATGACGTTTCAGAAACACGCGAAACGGTTCGCGCGCGGCGTCGAGAAGCGGCATCACCTGCATGCCCGAGCCTGCATCGCTGGATAGCTGCGCGCGGTGCATGGCTTCCATGCCGACCGGCGCCATGATGAAGCACGACACCATGATGGCGACGCCGTTGAGCACCGAGGTGGGCGGCACCTGCTGCAGACCCAGCGCGTTGCGCAGCAGCCCGAGCACGACCACGATCTTCGTGTAGGACGTGACCACCATCGCGGCGAATGGCAGGACGGCCAGCGCGAGTGCCGCGACGAGCAGCGAGGCGATTTCAGGTGTGCCGTTCATCGGAGTTCGCAATGTGCTGGATGAGGAGGCCGAGGTTGTCCCCGACCGCGACGAGTTCGCCGAGCGCGAGCGTCTGCCCGTGCGCGACGAGACGGATTTCCGCATCGGCGAGCTTGAGCGGCAGCGTCAGGATGTAGCCGGGCCGCAGCGCGGCGATTTGCCCGAGCGGCAGATTGACGGTTACCACCTCGATATGCACGGGAAGTTCGACCTCGTTCAGATCGACGGTGCGCTCCGCGGCGGCGGTCTCGCCGGTGGACCCGGCAGCACTCTCAAGGGAAAGATCGGGATCGTGGTTCATCGTCTCAGGGAACGTCTCAAGGATCATGTGGTGGCCGTCGATGCGGGCCTGCGCGCAGGCGGCGCGGCCATTCGCTGCGCCCCATAGCACGGTCGCGTGTTCGAGCGGTGCGCTTTGTGCATAGCCGCTTGCGCGCGGCCATCCGAGCAGGACGTCGCCCGCGCGCAGCGAGCCCAGCAGCGCCGTCGTGCAACGACGGGTACGCAAGCGGATGCGGGTTGGCACGGCGATGGCGGCAAGCGCGTCGGGCAGCGCGACCGAAGCCGCGCGCGTGCCGGTCATGCGGCGCTCCAGCGCGGCCGCGAGAGGCGCGGGGGCTTCGAGCAGCACCGCCGCGTGGGCGGGGTTGTCCGCCAGTCCGTATTCAAAGTGGAGCGCGCCGGCGGCGTTCTGGCTATCGGTCTGTTCGGCATCGAGCGAAATGTCCAGCACCGAGGGCTGCGCGACACCGTGACCGGCAAGCGTGTCGAGCGGCGCCGCGAGCCACAGATTGCCG
This genomic stretch from Paraburkholderia caffeinilytica harbors:
- the hrpD5 gene encoding HrpD5 family protein, giving the protein MSKEIRILTGFHAGAQIELSTTTMSIGAKPDADILINDWSECTMQLAIDAQDNLTIAVPGEAGIAMDDFMPRRFGEVVLCAGPADTRWPSDLQLMESMLAAQPEGRKYDGETSDGVFPAGPPSTPIIMRSRRSPWVHAGVAALLIGSMGAAAVVLPAGKTTLAADRPQARATLADVQQALAQLHQPDLAVARQGDGFLVTGIAASTAEASRTRAALQALAGNRLNWSVRSGDEIAGSLAESLHEANLHVSYGGAGRLEVTGSARHPAEVREVVERFRSDMQPLVARIDVEVTSTDDLKVAGDIDSALSADGVKYVESSDGTKNFVAELPSNTTLH
- the sctS gene encoding type III secretion system export apparatus subunit SctS gives rise to the protein MEYDAITHFTTQALTLCLLVSLPPVAVAAVTGLLIAFLQAVTSLQDSSISQSVKLVVVTVVIVIAAPWGAAAIQNFARNLVQVMFT
- the sctR gene encoding type III secretion system export apparatus subunit SctR gives rise to the protein MNGTPEIASLLVAALALAVLPFAAMVVTSYTKIVVVLGLLRNALGLQQVPPTSVLNGVAIMVSCFIMAPVGMEAMHRAQLSSDAGSGMQVMPLLDAAREPFRVFLKRHASEREKAFFLRSAREIWPPERAAELKQDDLIVLAPAFTLSELTAAFKMGFLLYLAFIVIDLVIANVLMALGLSQVNPTNVAIPFKLLLFVSMDGWSTLIHGLISTYR
- the sctQ gene encoding type III secretion system cytoplasmic ring protein SctQ, encoding MSMPHGCTSIGDRLRCYTPALAGVSRALFDARGGLGVKPAAAQSLSSHRTARLRIGSAHGELCVCVDVSRHAALEAIALEPDPDRRAALGNLWLAAPLDTLAGHGVAQPSVLDISLDAEQTDSQNAAGALHFEYGLADNPAHAAVLLEAPAPLAAALERRMTGTRAASVALPDALAAIAVPTRIRLRTRRCTTALLGSLRAGDVLLGWPRASGYAQSAPLEHATVLWGAANGRAACAQARIDGHHMILETFPETMNHDPDLSLESAAGSTGETAAAERTVDLNEVELPVHIEVVTVNLPLGQIAALRPGYILTLPLKLADAEIRLVAHGQTLALGELVAVGDNLGLLIQHIANSDERHT